The genome window CCAGCGCGCCGGCGTCGACCAGCTCATCTTCGAGCCGCACAAGGAGCGCACCAGCCTCGACGAAGGCTTCGAGCTGCCCGGCTGGTCCGTCGCGGGCATCGGCGCACGCGCCTACAAGCATCGCTACCCGCCGCGCTTCGATCGCGACGACCTCTACGTGTCGCGCTACAAGTTCACGCTCTCGATCGATCGCTTCGTCACGTCGGCGGCCTTCAGCGTCTTCGTGCCCGCGTACATCATCGTGCTCATCTCGCTCTTCGGCTTGTGGGTCCCGCCGCAAGAGCTGGAGGTTCGCAGCAACGCCGGAGCGCCCATGCTCGCGGCCGCCGTCTTCTTCCACTACTCGCTCACGCAGGCGTTACCGGCCACCGGCTATCTGACCCGCGCCGACAAGCTCATGCTGGGCGTGTACGTGGCGCTCCTGCTGAACATGGCGACGACGTGGTTCTTCATGATCGTGAAGGAAGACGACGTCGACCGTTGGTTCCGAATCTTCCGCGCGTGGGTGCCGCCGATCACGGCCGGCCTCATGGCGCTCGTCAGCATTCTCTGAAGTGGAGGCGTCGTGATTCGAAAAGTCATCCTGGGCGCGTTGGGGCTCACGCTCGTGATCGGCGCGTTTTTCGCCGGCTACGTGCTGGGTCAGGCGAAGCTCGAGCGCGAGTGGCGCCTGCCGCCCATGGTGCTCACCGAGGCGCAGGTCTCGAAGCTCAGGGCCGACGACGCCAACCCGGTGCCGCCGCCCGGCACGAAAGTCTTGGTGGCCATGCCTCTCGAACGCGCGCGCCGTGCCGTAGCCGAGTTCACCGCAAAAGATCCCGTTCGCGTTACGCTCGGGTCTGTCGGCCGCGGTGACGAGGGCGCGGAGATGTCGCTCGTCGTGAAGAGCGATGTGCCGTGCGCCATCACCTCGCTCGAGGGAACGGCCTACGGCTTTGATAGCTGGGGCCGTTCGGCGCGGCTCAACAGGGGCGGCGAGCATTTCGTGGGCTTCGGCAAGAAGCTCGAAGGCAAAGACGAGATCGCCGCCAAGGCGCCGAAGGCGATCTTGAGTTGGCCGATGCGGCACGTCGAGGCTGCGTCGATCGCGCTCGCGCAGGTCGACCGGTACAGCTGCGCCGACGGAACCAAGTGGCAGCGGAACTAAGCGACGAGAATCACCGCACGGGAGCGACACCATCATGATGCACGGTGCCATCGAGAACATTCTTCAGGGGGTCGGCAACACGCCGATCGTTCGCCTCAACCGCGTGACGCAAGGGCTCGCGGCGGAGATCTACGTCAAGCTCGAGTACCTGAACCCCGGCGGCAGCCACAAAGATCGCCTCGCGTGGAACCTCGTGCGCCGCGCCGAAGAAAACGGCCTCAAACCCGGCGGCACGATCATCGAGGCCACGAGCGGCAACACCGGCGCGTCGCTCGCCCTCATCGCGACGGTGCGCGGCTACAAGTGCATCTTCGTCATGCCCGACAAGATGAGCCAGGAGAAGATCTCGTACCTGCGTGCCTTCGGCGCCAAGGTCGTGGTCTGCCCCACGGCCGTCGAGGCGGAAGATCCGCGCAGCTACTATCAAGTCGCCAAGCGTCTCGCCAACGAGACGCCCAACAGCTTCTACGCGAACCAGTACCACAACCCGGCCAACCCGGAGGCGCACTACCTGTCGACGGGCCCGGAGATCTGGCGCCAGACCAACGGTGACTTTGACATCTTCATGGCGGGCATGGGCACCGGAGGCACGCTGAGCGGCGCCGGCAAGTTTCTTCGCGAGAAGATGCCCAACCTCCGCATCGTCGGCGTCGATCCCGTGGGCTCGCTCTACTACGACTTCGTCAAGACGGGCCGCGTCACCAAGCCCTTCTCGTACAAGGTCGAAGGCATCGGCGAAGACTTCTTCCCCACGACCATGGACCTCAAGATCTTGGACGACATCGTCCGCGTCGACGACCGAGAGTGTTTCCTCATGACGCGCGACCTCACGCGCCTCGAGGGGCTCTTCGCCGGCGGCTCCGGCGGCGCCGCCGTGGCCGGCGCCATCAAGTACGCCCGTGAGCGCAACAAGAAGGAGAAGATCCTCGTCTTCCTCGCCGACGGAGGCATCAAATACCTGTCGAAGATCTTCAACGATGACTGGATGCGTGAGAACGGCTTCCTCGAGGAGTCGCCGGGCCTCGGCACCGTGCGCGACGTCATGGCGACGCACAAGCGCAAGCTCGTCACGGCGGCGCCGAAGTCGACCGTGCGCGAAGTCATCGACACGCTCAAGAGGGAAGGGATCAGCCAGCTCCCGCTCATCGAGGGCGGCCGGCTCGCTGGCATCGTGGCCGAGGTCGACCTCCTTCGGCACCTCGTGACAGGTCTAAAGACCCTCGACTCACCGGTCGGCGAGCTCGCCGAAGACGACTACGCCACGGTGACCCCCGACACCAAGATCGAGCTCCTGCAAGGCGTCCTCGCCGACGCGAAGAGTGCCATCGTGATGGAGAAGGACGACGTCGTGGGCATCGTGACCAAGATCGACCTCATCGACTTCCTGGCGCGGGGCGGCGAAGCGCCTCGCTCGAGCGCGCGCCCCAACGTCTAAAACCTCGCGGCGCAGTGCCCTAGGCTTCGGTGCCGCGTTCGGTGCCGTTACAGCTCGGTGATCGAGTCGCCGCCGGCGACGGTCGCGTCGCCGCGGGCCAGCCACGCGTAGAGCGCTGGCAAGATGACGAGCGTCAACGCGGTAGCCGTGACGAGGCCACCGATGACCACCGTGGCGAGGGGCCTCTGCACCTCCGCACCGGTACCGGTGGCGATGGCCATCGGTAGGAAGCCAATGGAGGCGACCACGGCGGTCGTGAGGACCGGCCGGAAGCGCTCCTCGCAAGCGGCGCGGACCGCGGAGAGCGGCGCGAGACCCTCCGCCGCGTTGCGCCGCGCGGCCGTCATGAGGACGACGCCGTTCAATGTGACGATGCCGAAGAGCGCGATGAACCCGACGGCCGCCGAGATGGAAAGGGGCAAGCCGCGGCTCGCCAGCGCGAGCACGCCGCCGCTCGCTGCGATGGGCACGTTCAAGAAGATCAGCGCCGCCGGCCGCACGCTCGCGAAGGCCAGGTAGAGGAGGGCGAAGATCACCGCGAGCGTCGCGGGGATAATGATGGCGAAGCGCGTGGCCGCGTGAATGAGGTTCTCGTATTGGCCGGTGACGGTGAAATACGTGCGTGGCGGCAGGTCCACCTTGGCGAGCCGGCGCCCGAGCTCGCGAACGAACGAGCCCAAGTCGCGGCCGCGGATGTTCGCTTCGACGAGCACGCGGCGCCGCGCGTGTTCGCGGCTGATTTGTGCCGGTCCCTCGTCGAGGCGGATGTCGCAGACGTCGCCGAGCGGCAAGACGCGCCCCTCCGAGAGCGATAGCGGCATGGCCTCGAGTGACGCGACGTCGGGCGGAGGCGGCGCGTCGAGGCGAATCGTCACCGCGAAGCGTCGCTCGCCCTCAACCAGCGTGCCCACGACGCGCCCGGCGCGAATGGCTTCGACGGCAGCGCGCACTTCTTCCGTCGACACGCCGAGGCGCCCCATCTTCTGCGGGTTCGGCAAAATCGTGAGCAGCGGCAGGCCCGACGTGGGCTCGACGCGAACGTCCTCGGCGCCAGGAATCTCGGAGAGCATGCGAGCGACGTCGCCGGCGATGTGCGTCAAGACGGGCAAGTCGTCGCCGAAGACCTTCACGCCCACGTCGCTCTTGAGGCCTCCAAGCAACTCCTGCACGCGCATCTCGATGGGCTGGGTGAAGCTGAACCCGGTGCCCGGAAGCTTCTTGCGGAGGGCCTCGTCGAAGACCGCCACGAGGCTTTCGCGATCGTGGGCTGTCGTCCACTCGCTCTGGGGCTTCAGGATCACGAAGACGTCGCTCTGCTCGATGCCCATGACGTCGGTGGCGACGTCGGGGCTGCCGGTGCGTGAGACGACGCGCGTCACCTCCGGGAACGCGCGCAGCGTCTTTTCGATGGTGAGCGTCCCTCGCACCGCTTCCGAGAGCGAGACACTCGGCGGCCTCGTGACCTGAATCGCGAGGTCGCCCTCTTCGAGGCGCGGAACGAACTCCGCGCCGCGCGTGGCCGCCGCGAAGGCGCCCAAGGCGATCAAGACGACGCTCGCCGCGGCGGCGAGCAGCGGCCGCGCGAGAAAGAGCTCGAGGACTGGCTGATAGACCCGGCGGAGCGCGCGCACGAGCATCGGGTCGCCGCTGCGGACGTTCTTTAGGAGCACGCTGGCGGCGACCGGGATCCACGTGAAGGAGAGGACGAGCGCGGTGCCGAGGGCGAAGAGCACCACGAAGGCCATGGGGCGGAACATCTTGCCTTCCACGCCCTCGAGGAAGAGCACCGGCACGTACACGAGCGCGACGATGAAGACGCCGAAGGCCAAGGGGCGACCGACGGCGTGGGCCTCCTGCGACAGCGCGGCCTGCGCCGAGAGCTTCTTCGCAGCCATGCGCGCCATCGCGCCTTCTACGATGACCACGGCACCATCGACGACCAAACCGAAGTCGATGGCGCCGAGGCTCATGAGATTGCCGCTGATCTTGAGCGCGTTCATGAGCAGGAACGCGCCGAGCATGGCGAAAGGGATCGCCGTGGCGACGACGAGCCCTGCGCGAATGTCACCGAGGAGCAAAAAGAGCACGACGATGACGATGACGCCGCCCTCCAAGAGCGAGCGCTTCACGGTGCCGAGGACTCGGTCGACGAGCGCGGCGCGATCGTAGAAGGGCTCGAGTACGACGCCCTTCGGGAGACGCTTCTTCACTTCATCGAGGCGCTCCTTGACCCGCGCGACGACCTCGCTCGCGTTTCCGCCGGCGACCATCTGCACCAT of Myxococcales bacterium contains these proteins:
- a CDS encoding pyridoxal-phosphate dependent enzyme, with the translated sequence MMHGAIENILQGVGNTPIVRLNRVTQGLAAEIYVKLEYLNPGGSHKDRLAWNLVRRAEENGLKPGGTIIEATSGNTGASLALIATVRGYKCIFVMPDKMSQEKISYLRAFGAKVVVCPTAVEAEDPRSYYQVAKRLANETPNSFYANQYHNPANPEAHYLSTGPEIWRQTNGDFDIFMAGMGTGGTLSGAGKFLREKMPNLRIVGVDPVGSLYYDFVKTGRVTKPFSYKVEGIGEDFFPTTMDLKILDDIVRVDDRECFLMTRDLTRLEGLFAGGSGGAAVAGAIKYARERNKKEKILVFLADGGIKYLSKIFNDDWMRENGFLEESPGLGTVRDVMATHKRKLVTAAPKSTVREVIDTLKREGISQLPLIEGGRLAGIVAEVDLLRHLVTGLKTLDSPVGELAEDDYATVTPDTKIELLQGVLADAKSAIVMEKDDVVGIVTKIDLIDFLARGGEAPRSSARPNV
- a CDS encoding efflux RND transporter permease subunit → MAAIVEWCLARRLVIVLLAVLLSAFGVKAYRELPVDAVPDVTSVQVQVLTNAPGLSPLEVEALVSRPVELAMAGLPGATTIRSVSRSGVSAVTIVFNDDANLLEARSLVSQRLASAREAIPASAERPELGPLTTALGEVYHFSLKWPDHAARELRTLVEWDLAPALLTIPGVVEVNPWGSGARQVEVRLRGTDMRALAVSQKQVEAALLGGGQSAGAGALERREEQILVRFDGQYRTIQDVERQVVGTRQGGVPIFVKDVATVTDGEAYRTSAATADGEGETIYVMVQMVAGGNASEVVARVKERLDEVKKRLPKGVVLEPFYDRAALVDRVLGTVKRSLLEGGVIVIVVLFLLLGDIRAGLVVATAIPFAMLGAFLLMNALKISGNLMSLGAIDFGLVVDGAVVIVEGAMARMAAKKLSAQAALSQEAHAVGRPLAFGVFIVALVYVPVLFLEGVEGKMFRPMAFVVLFALGTALVLSFTWIPVAASVLLKNVRSGDPMLVRALRRVYQPVLELFLARPLLAAAASVVLIALGAFAAATRGAEFVPRLEEGDLAIQVTRPPSVSLSEAVRGTLTIEKTLRAFPEVTRVVSRTGSPDVATDVMGIEQSDVFVILKPQSEWTTAHDRESLVAVFDEALRKKLPGTGFSFTQPIEMRVQELLGGLKSDVGVKVFGDDLPVLTHIAGDVARMLSEIPGAEDVRVEPTSGLPLLTILPNPQKMGRLGVSTEEVRAAVEAIRAGRVVGTLVEGERRFAVTIRLDAPPPPDVASLEAMPLSLSEGRVLPLGDVCDIRLDEGPAQISREHARRRVLVEANIRGRDLGSFVRELGRRLAKVDLPPRTYFTVTGQYENLIHAATRFAIIIPATLAVIFALLYLAFASVRPAALIFLNVPIAASGGVLALASRGLPLSISAAVGFIALFGIVTLNGVVLMTAARRNAAEGLAPLSAVRAACEERFRPVLTTAVVASIGFLPMAIATGTGAEVQRPLATVVIGGLVTATALTLVILPALYAWLARGDATVAGGDSITEL